Genomic window (Sediminispirochaeta smaragdinae DSM 11293):
CCCTTAATGCTCAGGAGGTAAAAAGGATCAGGCTGATCGACTCGGCCCTCTCGAGACTGAAGAACGGGCGTTACGGGCTCTGTATGCGTTGCGGAAAGAAAATTCCCACTGAACGGCTTGAGGCTATTCCGTATGCACTCATGTGCATCGAGTGTAAATCGAGCGACGAGCGAAGATCGCGCTGATCTCTTTTTTTCCTAAACATTTTTATTCCGTATCCGAAAAAGAAAGTAGAAGAGGATACGGGAATGGAGATCAGCACGTATGCCGGTTCGCCGGTTGTTTCGGTTTCAAAACTGCTACACGCTCGCTATTCGTCCGGCAGGGTTTCAATGCCTGTCAGTCGAAATCAGTATCTTTATGCCCGGTTTAAAAACGTCACCGGGATTCCTACCGAAAATGGAGTAGGTGGTTTTCCCCTTGCCAAATTACGCTCGATTGATGTCCTCATTGAACGATTGAAGCAGATCAAGGGTGATAAGGTACAAGTCGACGTTTCCGGGCAAGACGATGGTGAAAGCGAAAAACGAATTGATGCGATGATTGATCAGCTTGCGGATAGGTTGCACAATGCCGCCTTGACTTCTCAGCAGACACCCTATACAGCGGTTTCATCGGAGGCGCTTATGGGTATTGTCGTTAACATGAATCTGTAAGGCAGTTTACTGAACATAGGGATTATAGCCCCTCTCCCTCTCGATGGTCGTGAGAGGTCCGTGACCAGGAAATACCCGGGTTCTGTCGGGTAACGGCATCAACTTCTCGTTGATGCTTCGAAAAAGAGCCTGACTGTCGCCTCCAAACAGGTCCGTCCTTCCCACTCCTTCGAAAAAGAGTGTGTCCCCTGAGAAAAGCATATCACTCTCTTCACTGTAGAGGCAAACACTGCCCTTTGTATGACCGGGGGTATGTATGACTCTGAGATCGCAGTCGAAAACCGATTTCCCTTCCTCAAGAAATAAATCTATATCGGGAATGGGTTTGTACATTTCCTGAAAAAGAGCCTTTCCGTCGATTCCCATTTGCTGGAATGCCTCTTCATGAATTTCTCTGGCCCCGCTTCCGAAAAAAATGGCATCGTCTTCATGGGCCGCAATATCAAGGTGTATCTCTTGCTCGACGTAATAATCTATAATTTTGCCGAGTGCCGAGACATGATCCAGATGGCCGTGGGTAAGAATGATTCCTCTGGGTGTAAGGTTTTTTCCGACCATATGAGATATTATTTTTTCGTAATCTCCGCCGGGATCGATAATAACGCACTCTTTCTTCCAGCGGGAGTATATGTAACAATTGGTATTCAATCTTCCTACAATAATTCTTTCTACCATGATAGTATTCAGGGTAAGGGATAAATGGTGATTTTGCAAGCTTCAGCTTTTCTTCATCTCTTTGTGATCGTGCTCATAGCCCTCTGTACCTATGGCATTGTGCCGGGTATTGGAGCCTTTTTTGTTCGGAGAAAATGGCGGCGGTTTCGGGAGGGGCTTTTGTCCGCCGCTTCATATCCTGTTCCTGATTATCGCTTACTACATAGCGGGGAGAGCGGCCGAGCCGGGTGTTTCCGCTTTTACGGGACACTTCGTGCCCTCCGGGGAGAGAACGGAGCCTG
Coding sequences:
- a CDS encoding TraR/DksA family transcriptional regulator, with protein sequence MDKVFEEKMKDSLLAMKEELVRSLISESEDFEALVRDMDPKDLVDVAADDIDRKTLEALNAQEVKRIRLIDSALSRLKNGRYGLCMRCGKKIPTERLEAIPYALMCIECKSSDERRSR
- a CDS encoding MBL fold metallo-hydrolase, translated to MVERIIVGRLNTNCYIYSRWKKECVIIDPGGDYEKIISHMVGKNLTPRGIILTHGHLDHVSALGKIIDYYVEQEIHLDIAAHEDDAIFFGSGAREIHEEAFQQMGIDGKALFQEMYKPIPDIDLFLEEGKSVFDCDLRVIHTPGHTKGSVCLYSEESDMLFSGDTLFFEGVGRTDLFGGDSQALFRSINEKLMPLPDRTRVFPGHGPLTTIERERGYNPYVQ